From the Harpia harpyja isolate bHarHar1 chromosome 16, bHarHar1 primary haplotype, whole genome shotgun sequence genome, one window contains:
- the LOC128152595 gene encoding SITS-binding protein-like, with the protein MPLARPTGQIPDAAWTSGFREMTEPWKGAVGCLGVAVFFAMTIGIISWQALEQSPEEWVLRGRTSGMLWERRRGALLLRALPAGRTVAVIAVGGVPAAEPPPPRDRCWHDGGQFCYTWEEDAELRLSLEPPPAPATECYGVRWTPLRPDVMLKDCFSMANVSWYGGASIRAQRWPLNGAESHAQPFVSGDFSKNPAGYGPVLERYFLGSTGVTVTVAPDVPLFVSLESNRHFCLETPAGRAAVPLRYLLCVSPDVAAAHQLVGSQLVGQARALPDTALLGSPIWRYHGPAGSAAKIKRGLRSLAKRLKRHHLQEGVLALGERCTAILAAADHMPWERRKRHDSTRAWDPSLIEPLQLSITLSPYASIASPLFLRSLRDGEAASYWLSLQPQSGGCSVPLLTTWKGRLCARLNITSEAALSWYLARARRLRQVLGAAYVVFEGAEGNAFLEQDVPPPAELVGDRYTGALAAALATLGNATVISAGARSSHLPLFVQMSPLHSDWSHAGLKGVIPSVLHYSLLGYNFFIPDAVGGSLASDAPGDPELYVRWLQIVTFLPVMAFSTPPWLCCDAWVLNLTRQCIQRHQDFVVPLLLKYSEEWLSLGYPIFRPAWWLSPTDPTAFTIEDEFLIGDEVLVAPITEKGQTWRDIYLPGEGHLWMDTNTARVFDGGTILRNYSASLAEVPVFVKTS; encoded by the exons ATGCCACTCGCCCGCCCCACCGGCCAAATCCCCGATGCTGCTTGGACCTCGGGCTTCAGGGAGATGACGGAGCCCTGGAAAGGTGCTGTCGGCTGCCTTGGCGTGGCCGTCTTCTTCGCCATGACCATCGGCATCATCTCCTGGCAGGCGCTGGAGCAGTCACCGGAGGAGTGGGTGCTGCGGGGCCGCACCAGTGGGATGCTGTGGGAGCGCCGGCGGGGTGCCCTGCTCCTGCGGGCGCTGCCGGCAGGGCGGACGGTGGCGGTGATCGCGGTGGGCGGCGTGCCGGCCGCCGAGCCGCCTCCGCCACGGGACCGCTGCTGGCACGACGGTGGGCAGTTCTGCTACACCTGGGAGGAGGATGCCGAGCTCCGGCTCTCCCTCgagcccccgccagcccccgccACCGAGTGCTACGGCGTCCGCTGGACCCCGCTGCGCCCCGACGTGATGCTAAAG GATTGCTTCTCCATGGCCAACGTCTCCTGGTACGGAGGGGCGAGCATCCGCGCCCAGCGCTGGCCGCTCAACGGCGCCGAGAGCCACGCGCAGCCCTTCGTCAGTGGTGACTTCAGCAAAAACCCCGCTGGCTACGGGCCTGTTTTGGAGAGATACTTTTTAGGCTCAACAG GAGTGACGGTGACAGTGGCGCCCGATGTGCCCCTTTTCGTCTCGCTGGAGAGCAATAGGCATTTCTGCCTGGAAACGCCGGCGGGGAGAGCCGCCGTGCCCCTGCGCTACCTCCTCTGCGTCAGCCCCGACGTTGCGGCCGCCCACCAGCTCGTGGGCAGCCAGCTCGTGGGGCAGGCGCGGGCGCTGCCGGACACGGCCCTCCTGGG GTCTCCCATCTGGCGGTATCACGGCCCGGCGGGTTCGGCTGCCAAAATTAAACGAGGTCTGAGGTCGCTGGCCAAGAGATTGAAGCGGCATCATCTTCAGGAGGGGGTCCTGGCCCTGGGCGAGCGCTGCACCGCCATCCTCGCCGCCGCG GACCACATGCCCTGGGAGCGGAGGAAGAGGCACGACTCGACGCGCGCCTGGGACCCTTCCCTGATCGAACCGCTGCAGCTCTCCATCACGCTGTCCCCGTACGCCAGCATCGCCTCCCCGCTCTTCTTGCGCTCGCTGCGGGACGGCGAGGCGGCGAGCTACTGGCTGAGTCTGCAGCCCCAATCCGGGGGCTGCTCG GTCCCACTGCTGACCACGTGGAAGGGGCGGCTTTGCGCCCGCCTGAACATCACCAGCGAGGCGGCGCTGAGCTGGTACCTGGCACGTGCCCGGCGCCTGCGGCAGGTGCTGGGAGCCGCGTACGTGGTCTTCGAGGGTGCCGAGGGCAATGCTTTCCTGGAGCAAGACGTCCCACCTCCCGCAGAGCTGGTGGGCGACCGATACACCGGGGCGCTGGCAGCGGCGCTGGCGACGCTGGGAAACGCCACTGTCATCAGCGCTGGTGCCAG ATCCAGTCATCTACCGCTCTTCGTCCAGATGAGCCCGCTGCACTCGGACTGGAGCCACGCTGGGCTGAAGGGCGTTATTCCCTCCGTGCTGCACTACAGCCTCTTGGGCTACAACTTCTTCATCCCCGATGCAGTAg GAGGGAGCCTGGCCAGTGACGCCCCAGGGGACCCAGAGCTGTACGTGCGGTGGCTGCAGATCGTGACGTTTCTCCCCGTGATGGCCTTCAGCACGCCGCCCTGGCTCTGCTGCGACGCCTGG GTCCTGAATCTTACCCGGCAATGCATACAGAGGCACCAGGACTTCGTCGTGCCACTCCTCCTAAAATACAGCGAGGAATGGCTTAGTTTGGGGTACCCCATCTTCCGGCCGGCGTGGTGGCTCAGTCCCACAGATCCAACTGCTTTTACCATAGAGGATGAATTTCTCATTGGAGATGAG
- the LOC128152598 gene encoding ras-related and estrogen-regulated growth inhibitor-like produces the protein MEEEEEEVGITWGPPAPSPGAEPGPALGAEPPVQRPAERGERPSPGPGPGPGPGMSFPRPLRRSVSLSPARSLRLVVLGQSAVGKTALTVRFITRRFIGDYDPTLEMIYRHMAVIDGEMVHFEILDTAGQEEDSLQIEEKIKWGDGFAVVYSVTDRCSFDEVMRLCFLINHIHSSPKRSSGSEQPPVVIVGNKKDLQFDRMVSTEDGENLSKALKLPFYEISTRDSYEETVAVFNMLYQELMRQGHFSPGSFKRRTVSKLMEKIPKMQASSTLNSAGRSLSFNSFRDYIPEDGTAKARKGAGLAASGILPQHRFSPSLLPDEEHCVAVRGECAGRPVV, from the exons atggaggaggaggaagaggaggtgggcATCACATGGGGACCGCCTGCACCGAGCCCAGGGGCTGAGCCCGGGCCGGCCCTCGGGGCGGAGCCGCCGGTGCAGCGCCCGGCGGAGCGGGGAGAGCGgccgagccccggccccggccccggccccggtcccgggaTGAGCTTCCCGCGGCCCCTGCGCCGCTCCGTGAGCCTCAGCCCGGCCCGTTCCCTGCGCCTCGTCGTGCTGGGGCAGAGCGCCGTGGGCAAGACAG CATTGACCGTAAGATTCATCACCAGGAGATTCATTGGAGACTATGACCCAACCCTAG AAATGATCTACAGACACATGGCCGTCATTGACGGGGAGATGGTGCACTTTGAGATCCTCGATACAGCAGGACAG GAGGAGGATTCCCTGCAGATAGAGGAGAAGATCAAATGGGGCGATGGCTTCGCTGTGGTCTACTCGGTGACGGACAGGTGCAGCTTCGATGAGGTCATGCGGCTGTGTTTCCTCATCAACCACATCCACTCGAGCCCCAAGCGGAGCAGCGGGAGCGAGCAGCCCCCCGTGGTCATCGTGGGCAACAAGAAGGACTTGCAGTTCGACAGGATGGTGTCCACAGAGGACGGCGAAAACCTCTCCAAAGCCTTGAAGCTTCCTTTCTATGAGATCTCCACCCGGGACAGCTATGAAGAGACCGTGGCGGTGTTCAACATGCTCTACCAGGAGCTCATGAGACAGGGGCATTTCTCCCCGGGCTCCTTCAAGAGGAGAACGGTGTCGAAGCTGATGGAGAAGATCCCCAAGATGCAAGCCAGCTCCACCTTGAACTCAGCCGGCCGGAGCCTCAGCTTTAACTCCTTCAGGGACTACATCCCCGA AGACGGGACAGCAAAGGCACGGAAAGGAGCAGGGCTTGCAGCGAGCGGCATCCTCCCACAGCATcgtttctctccctccctcctgcctgatGAGGAGCACTGCGTTGCCGTTCGAGGTGAATGTGCTGGAAGACCTGTGGTGTAA